A single genomic interval of Streptomyces sp. BA2 harbors:
- a CDS encoding acetate/propionate family kinase, whose product MRAQSNTPVLVADAGSSSLRLTVFGADGNVLAEHHSDSPPGDDVSGPLRKLLDAAPAPTAVGHRIVHGGPELCDHTVVDAEVRAVLEQVADLAPLHVPPALTVLDAARELLPDVPHVACFDTVFHTGLPAAAREYAVPATWREDYGLRRYGFHGLSYAWALGQAAGLLGRRPEQLHLVIAHLGGGCSACAVRDGRSVDTTMGFTPLEGLVMSRRSGSVDPGALTWLQTRHHLPAEDVENALNHESGLLALSGTSDDTRDLVRSRAAGDERAALALDVFTHHCRRGIAEMTASLDRLDALVFTGEIGEDQPEVREDVCARLTTLGLTGDLRALVAERPEIVSTPGARVPVIVVPTGEAQQVDRETRSRLARR is encoded by the coding sequence GTGCGCGCACAGAGCAACACCCCCGTCCTGGTGGCCGATGCGGGCTCGTCGAGCCTGCGCCTGACCGTGTTCGGTGCGGACGGCAACGTTCTCGCCGAACACCACAGTGACTCTCCGCCCGGCGACGACGTTTCGGGCCCGTTGAGGAAGCTGCTGGACGCAGCTCCCGCCCCCACGGCCGTCGGACATCGCATCGTCCATGGCGGACCGGAACTGTGCGACCACACCGTGGTCGACGCCGAGGTCCGCGCCGTCCTGGAGCAGGTGGCCGATCTCGCGCCGCTGCACGTCCCGCCCGCCCTCACGGTTCTGGACGCGGCCCGGGAGCTGTTGCCCGACGTCCCGCACGTCGCCTGCTTCGACACCGTCTTCCACACCGGTCTGCCTGCTGCCGCGCGGGAATACGCGGTGCCGGCCACCTGGCGCGAGGACTACGGGCTGCGCCGCTACGGCTTCCACGGGCTTTCCTACGCCTGGGCGCTCGGTCAGGCCGCCGGTCTCCTGGGCCGCCGCCCCGAACAGCTTCACCTGGTGATCGCTCACCTCGGCGGGGGCTGCTCCGCATGCGCGGTGCGCGATGGGCGCAGCGTCGACACGACGATGGGATTCACCCCGCTGGAGGGGCTGGTGATGAGCCGTCGCAGCGGCAGCGTCGACCCCGGCGCCCTGACATGGCTGCAGACCCGGCACCACCTGCCCGCGGAGGACGTGGAGAACGCGCTGAACCACGAGTCCGGGCTGCTCGCCCTTTCCGGCACGTCGGACGACACGCGAGACCTGGTGCGCAGCCGAGCGGCGGGGGATGAGCGTGCCGCGCTCGCCCTGGACGTCTTCACTCATCACTGCCGTCGTGGCATCGCCGAAATGACCGCGTCCCTGGACCGGCTCGACGCCCTGGTCTTCACCGGGGAAATCGGCGAGGACCAGCCCGAGGTGCGCGAGGATGTGTGCGCCCGGCTCACCACGCTCGGCCTCACGGGTGATCTGCGGGCGCTGGTCGCCGAACGCCCCGAGATCGTCAGCACACCCGGGGCGCGGGTCCCGGTCATCGTCGTACCCACCGGAGAGGCTCAACAGGTCGACAGGGAGACCCGATCCCGGTTGGCCCGCCGCTGA
- a CDS encoding TIGR03557 family F420-dependent LLM class oxidoreductase, producing the protein MKIGYKLAAEAFGPSELVRQAVLAEQAGFDFVEISDHYHPWLDVQGHSPFAWTVLGSIAARTERIELATGVTCPTVRYHPAIIAQAAATLALLSEGRFVLGLGSGERLNEHVTGVGFPDAVSTRHEMLKEALEIIRLLWSGGYRSYEGKHLRLEDARVFDLPKELPLIAVAASGKPSTRLAAELGDGLFATEDKPEIVQGYRDAGGDGPRYAEVPMAWAPDAHTGAKAALETSRWALTGWKVMSELPNPVNFDAATSTVREDDILQKFACGTDPARYVEVAQKFVDAGFDRLVMQNAGPDPDGFVDFYQRELEARMRQLRPSHSTG; encoded by the coding sequence ATGAAGATCGGCTACAAGCTGGCCGCCGAGGCGTTCGGCCCGTCGGAACTGGTGCGGCAGGCGGTTCTCGCGGAGCAGGCGGGTTTCGACTTCGTAGAGATCAGCGACCACTACCATCCCTGGCTCGACGTTCAGGGGCATTCACCGTTCGCCTGGACGGTCCTAGGCAGCATCGCGGCCAGGACCGAACGGATCGAGCTGGCGACCGGCGTGACGTGCCCGACGGTGCGCTACCACCCGGCGATCATCGCTCAGGCCGCCGCCACTCTCGCCCTGCTGTCGGAGGGACGTTTCGTGCTCGGCCTGGGCTCGGGCGAACGGCTCAACGAGCACGTGACCGGTGTCGGCTTTCCGGACGCCGTCTCCACCCGGCACGAAATGCTCAAGGAGGCCCTGGAGATCATCCGGCTGCTGTGGAGCGGCGGATACCGCTCCTATGAGGGAAAGCACCTGCGGCTGGAGGACGCCAGGGTCTTCGACCTCCCCAAGGAGCTGCCGCTGATCGCGGTCGCCGCCAGCGGCAAGCCGTCGACGCGGCTCGCCGCGGAGTTGGGCGACGGCCTGTTCGCCACGGAGGACAAGCCGGAGATCGTCCAGGGGTATCGGGACGCCGGCGGTGACGGTCCGCGGTACGCGGAGGTGCCGATGGCGTGGGCGCCCGATGCGCACACCGGAGCGAAGGCCGCCCTGGAGACGTCGCGTTGGGCCCTGACCGGATGGAAGGTCATGAGCGAGCTGCCCAACCCGGTCAACTTCGACGCCGCGACCTCGACCGTGCGCGAGGACGACATCCTGCAGAAGTTCGCCTGCGGCACGGATCCCGCACGGTACGTCGAGGTGGCGCAGAAGTTCGTGGACGCGGGCTTCGACAGGCTGGTCATGCAGAACGCAGGACCCGATCCCGACGGTTTCGTCGATTTCTACCAGCGAGAACTCGAAGCGCGCATGCGGCAGCTCCGGCCGAGCCACAGCACGGGCTGA